A single genomic interval of Streptomyces sp. 1222.5 harbors:
- a CDS encoding zinc-binding alcohol dehydrogenase: protein MERVVQFTGPRQVEILEQAQAPLPPGHLRVRTRYSGISAGTELTAYRGTNPYLTRTWDPEARLFRDDAAGIQYPVAGWGYSEVGEVLDIAPDLAGTPGLPQPGDLVWGIWGHRSEGIVPAERMIGHTLPTGLEPLAGAFARVGAIAYNAVLAGDIHLGEDVTVFGQGVIGLLTTRLAQLNGARVTAVDALDSRLETAKHYGAHHTLNARTDNVAERVRDATAGTGADLAIEISGAYPALHEALRSVAVGGRVVASGFYQGDGIGLRLGDEFHHNRVQLICSQIGGVPPHLSHRWTVERLQQTFLRLVAEGQVDVTSLVSHVVPAADAADAYVLLDERPAEALQVVLEF from the coding sequence GTGGAACGCGTCGTCCAGTTCACCGGCCCCCGCCAGGTCGAAATACTCGAGCAGGCTCAGGCCCCTCTGCCCCCCGGACACCTCAGGGTCCGCACCCGCTACTCGGGCATCTCCGCCGGCACCGAACTCACCGCCTACCGCGGCACCAACCCCTACCTGACCCGCACCTGGGACCCTGAGGCACGCCTGTTCCGCGACGACGCGGCCGGCATCCAGTACCCCGTGGCCGGCTGGGGCTACTCCGAGGTCGGCGAGGTCCTCGACATCGCCCCCGACCTGGCCGGCACACCCGGCCTCCCCCAGCCCGGCGACCTGGTCTGGGGCATCTGGGGCCACCGCAGCGAGGGCATCGTCCCGGCCGAACGCATGATCGGCCACACCCTCCCCACCGGCCTCGAACCACTGGCCGGCGCCTTCGCCCGCGTCGGAGCCATCGCCTACAACGCAGTCCTGGCCGGCGACATCCACCTCGGCGAAGACGTCACCGTCTTCGGCCAAGGCGTCATCGGACTGCTCACCACCCGCCTCGCCCAGCTCAACGGCGCCCGCGTCACCGCCGTCGACGCCCTCGACAGCCGCCTGGAAACCGCCAAGCACTACGGCGCCCACCACACCCTCAACGCCCGCACCGACAACGTCGCCGAACGCGTCCGCGACGCCACCGCCGGCACCGGCGCCGACCTCGCCATCGAAATCAGCGGCGCCTACCCCGCCCTGCACGAGGCCCTGCGCTCCGTCGCCGTCGGCGGCCGGGTCGTAGCCTCCGGCTTCTACCAGGGCGACGGCATCGGCCTGCGCCTCGGCGACGAGTTCCACCACAACCGCGTCCAGCTCATCTGCTCACAGATCGGCGGCGTCCCGCCCCACCTGTCCCACCGCTGGACCGTGGAGCGCCTCCAGCAGACCTTCCTGCGCCTGGTCGCCGAAGGACAGGTGGACGTCACCTCTCTCGTCAGCCACGTCGTCCCGGCCGCCGACGCAGCCGACGCCTACGTCCTGCTGGACGAGCGCCCCGCCGAGGCGCTGCAGGTCGTGCTGGAATTCTGA